In Mucilaginibacter boryungensis, a single window of DNA contains:
- a CDS encoding class I SAM-dependent methyltransferase, whose product MEGKVISTNVKAAYDEFYQKHDVAWRMLGAKYKAQHIIDVCKGHSFNTVLEVGAGDGSILKLLSEQNFAPGYDAVEISDSGVGLIKTAGIKNLRSVQEFDGYKLPFGDGSFDLIILSHVLEHVEHERMLLREIKRVAKMFVIEVPLDYRVGVDKRIKHFLAYGHINVYTPTSLRYLLGTEGLEVVNDLTSMIEPEVTRFNTYINQKKNKNLLTSIKITAEYTLKNLMAGIMGKKKREGLANAYTVLCKKAEHQPELF is encoded by the coding sequence GAAGGGAAGGTTATCAGCACCAATGTAAAGGCTGCTTACGACGAGTTTTACCAAAAGCACGATGTAGCCTGGCGTATGCTGGGTGCCAAATATAAAGCACAGCATATTATTGATGTGTGCAAGGGCCATTCATTTAACACGGTGCTTGAAGTTGGCGCCGGCGATGGCAGTATCCTGAAATTATTGTCTGAACAAAACTTTGCACCGGGATATGATGCGGTAGAGATATCGGACAGCGGGGTAGGGTTAATAAAAACCGCCGGGATAAAAAACCTGCGTTCGGTGCAGGAGTTTGATGGTTATAAGTTGCCTTTCGGCGATGGTAGTTTCGACCTGATCATCCTCTCGCACGTGCTGGAGCATGTAGAACACGAGCGGATGCTGCTGCGCGAGATAAAACGGGTAGCTAAGATGTTTGTGATAGAAGTGCCGCTTGATTACCGTGTGGGCGTGGATAAACGTATTAAACATTTTTTGGCTTACGGGCATATTAATGTATATACGCCAACATCGCTGCGCTATTTACTGGGTACCGAAGGATTGGAGGTTGTTAACGACCTGACCAGCATGATTGAACCGGAAGTTACCCGCTTTAATACCTATATTAACCAGAAGAAAAATAAAAATTTACTAACCAGTATAAAAATTACTGCCGAATACACGTTAAAGAACCTGATGGCCGGTATAATGGGGAAGAAAAAACGTGAAGGATTGGCTAATGCCTACACCGTTTTGTGTAAAAAAGCCGAACATCAACCGGAGTTGTTTTAA